The following nucleotide sequence is from Archocentrus centrarchus isolate MPI-CPG fArcCen1 chromosome 18, fArcCen1, whole genome shotgun sequence.
aattattaaaataatgagTTTACACATGCTATTAAATGCACCAAAAAATTATATTAAGAATAAATGTTGCCAATGATTAAATGTTAtgcctaaaaaaaaagtcagaataacTAAATATTTCTGTTATAACtattataattatttaaatttatatataaaattgaaatgtaaaaatatacaaaaaacaaattaagagAAATCAATTGTCACATTCTATAAACAAATTGATTGCCACATTAAAAGAACatgatatttttaaattcagaaatGCTCAAAACTCCAAAATTTACCTGCAATGTGTCACCTTTCAAAAGTTTTTCAGGTATGTAGTATCAAAGTAATTAGTTAACAAGCATTGATAGAGAAACATCTCATACCTGAAACATAGGGTTTCACACTATAAACACATTAACCTTGCCCTCAGGTGTGATTAACATCCAGCACTAGTTTGTTTGGCAGCTCACTGATTTTTTGGCCTTGGTGTCTCTTGTCAGATTGAGCGTTTGCAGAACATTCACCTGCGGCGCGCCTACGAAGCACAGAAGAAAAGCATTTCTGATAAGAACACACAGGAGGGCGGAGCAGGGGAAAAACTTCTGTACCACGGGACAACCCAGGAAAACTGCAACTCCATCATGAACACTGGATTCAACAGGAGATTTGCTGGGCAAAATGGTAATAATCTTTTAATATAGTAAACAACGACTGAACAAAATAGataatttttctgttgcttaaaaacaaatcaCTGGTGTTGAGCTTGTCTTAGAAATTATTACCTCCTACACACCCCATACCCTCCAAGCTTTTACATAGGCATTTAAACCTTTATGATCTTATGATGATGATCTCAGCCATCAGAGTTGTAAAGAGATCATGTCTCTATTGGTTCTCAATTATAGAAAGAGGGATTGATGGTGGGTCATTTGCAGATGGCTTCCAGTATTTTACAGTCTTAAGTATAGTTACATTTGGCCTTCTTTTATGGATACAAAAGAGGACTTTTAggatgctaaaaaaaacaaatattaatagAAACGTTCCTTTCACTGTTTAGTGAGTTGTAACAGTCTTATTATTTCTATGACCCTGATTCTCATTAATCGAAAGGATGATGTTCTTTATGGCTTTCAGTGATGTTATGGCAggctgttttaacataaaatctgtgGGGTGTATGTCCTGATATATGAAAcctgtaaaatatgcaaaagcaCCTTAAGACGACTGTTTGtcatgatttggtgctatataaataaccgTTGTGACTCGCTGGTGAGGATTCATACGCTGGTCAAAGAGATAAAGTCTTAACAGAGTTTATTCCAAAGCtgtgctaaaaaacaaaacgcaAAGCTGCAGAGAGTCAAAGGCCGCTTGAGGCTGCAtctcaaacacacattaaaacaccaactccaaaagggagttttccagTGCAAAAGCCTGCACTGGAAGAATTAATCCAAGAGCATTCAGATAGTAAATCCAAACTAGAGCCAGCCTGGATACCGgctggaaaaacaaattttccatcacaGGTACGTGGCCGATGCAATGATCTGGTGTTGACTGAGAGTTTCCACCAGTTTAAAACTCGACTCGATCAGAGTACCTGAAAAGTAGGTGAGTGGTGAGAGATCAGCCACAGGTGAGCTCCTGTGGGTGGAGTCCCCAAAACACGCCCGCCCCTGCTTCAGGCAAGACTCCATACGATACACCCACAGACAAAAATACAGGCAGAAAAAGAAGACATAATAGAAAATATAACTAAAAGGGCAGGGCAGTCAGAGCCCCCAGGGGACCACAACAATaacattaaattgaattaaaaccaTAGACGTGACCAagggtgtgctttctttttatgaTCAATTCATGACGTGGTACAAAAACACTTtgtattaataattttttataatCATGTAATTGACAGTGGAAATCACTACAGTGCAGCTATTAGTACCTATTGTtaatttcccttttcttttccttttttctcacaCTCAGCAACTGTATATGGTATTGGGACATATTTTGCTGTAAATGCCGGCTACTCAGCCAACCCCACCTACTCCAGACCAGCTGCTGACGGTTCCCAGTTAATGTTCGTCACCCGAGTCCTCACAGGCATCTACACTGAGGGCCAAAGCAACATGAAGGTGCCTCCACCTCGGAACAGCCTGCAGCCTCACGACCGCTATGACAGCGTTGTGGACAAAAGGGACAACCCCAACATGTACGTTGTGTTTCACGACAACCAAGCTTATCCTGACTACCCAATCACATTCAAGTGAGAGTGAGGAGAAAGTGATGAATTTCCACTGTGGAAAAATTTTGGATTCTGGAAAATccagaaagaataagattgaagTTATATTTATTACTACAGTGACTGGCAATGTGTGGAAAAAACTAAGAACTAGGTAAAAGATTACATTAAAGATTAAGAAAATTTTGCCCACAAAACTAACTTTTTTTGTTGAGTATCTATATGGTCATTAATCTCAGAAGGAGATGTGATACTGATGCACTTTTTATACTGCCAGCAATCATGTTTAATGtaataagtttatttttttcagtgtagaaTTATGTCTGATTTTTAGCTTATGGTGAAAGCTATAAAATGATGCCATTACAGCATTAATAAAATTATGAGATTACTGGTGTGTCACTGAATTTTACAATAGCTGCTTCCAATGAAATATGAAGCAATTTGACGTGTGCGAATGGATGGGCTGCGTCTCAGTGTAGCAGCACAGCTTTGGTCCCAGTACGACATCTACTGGTTGAGTGCTGATTTGTGATTTTCATttgtgattttcattttttcagatttattttatttctatggTTTAAGAGCACATGGAGCATAAAATCCAGTGTCCTTACCATAATTTGCTGTCAGAATAATTACTgggaaaatgtatttaaatatcATTTCAATTTATATTTTGACAGCTTGTGTCTTGTGGAGTACCTGCATAGCAGCACAGCCGGGGAAAGCCCCTGAGAGTCCAACATGGAGCTTTTCTGTTGTTGGGCGTGCCTGAATAAACATGAGGAGGTGTACTTTGAAAGTAAGTGAAAGTGAAAGGAGCACTCACAGAGTGACACAAACAGGTGTCAATCGGGTCAGTCAGAATTGTAGATAAAATGGATGAATACCCGCACCCACTGTTTTTTGAAGCCAGTGATTTCACAgacaaagagaaggagaaagtgaGGAGATACTTTCAGAAAAGACGAGACTCCGGCGGCGGCGACTGcggaaaacttgaaaaagttgGAGGACGCGTCTATAAAATATGTTTCAAGGAAAAAGAAGGTAGGGGGTGACACTGCGTTAAAGTCAGTTACTTGTAAAATACGTTTTCACGCTTGTGTTTAAATGTAGGCTGCTTCAGTGACTGTGGATATGGCTGTTTACAGATCAAGAAAGAGTTTTGCAGAGGAAGTTTCACACTATCACTCTTCCTAGTGGAGAACTGTGTCTGACTGTGAGCCGGACTAGTTCACCGCAGACCTCTGACCAGCCATCGACATCCCGATCACCGGTACGGTTTCAGTGTCAGTGAAATGTGGAAAGCTGAGAACAGTATTGATAACAACAGATGATGtgcaaatgatttaaatatgttaCAAATACccccaaaacaacattttaaatggTAAAACTCTGAATTTTTAACTCTCAAAAACAGATAatcattaaccccttaactggcagcaaataaaatcacctgaaacaactacataacaccctctggttattattggctctgaacaacccatttcatagcctattaatcggctgcgtctggtccgcgggccgaatgaagtgcatttatatggcaggctagacccgcccattttgactgacacctcattcggccaatcatgttaagaaatgggtttcccagagccaataatactcagagggcgtcacgtagctttgtcaggtgatttggtgcagccagttacatgattggccgaatgacgtgtcaataaaaatgggagggtctagcctgccatataaaagggactacaaacggcccgtcaccgggcccttgccagttaaggggctaaaATTGATTCAATAGACAAATTTAGAAACACTGCGTGTTTACCACAGTGTGTATTACCTTTTCTCTTTACAACACTTGGAAAATGAGGACATCAGCTTACAAGGTTCCCATGAAAACTTACATATAGACCTAACGGTAatccaaccacacacacacacacattggacTTTGTCTTGTCATATTTGTCAAAGTTTAATGGTTGGGTTAGACGAACAACGagttgcattttactgtgtaGCTGCTCCCGGGTCTGTCTTTAGCCATAGTACACTTCATCATTCTAGATGTAGATCTGTGGGGCTGTTCAGTACATGCTCAGGAACCAGCTGGAAATTTGGGACTGACAGAAgagaggcaaaaacaaaacacatttatcttGCGAATTCAAACTTCCTAAATGATGATGATAAGCACTTGAAAAATGAGAAGCAGCTGAATTAGCAACTGAGTTGAAATGATTGCCAGTATTGATATGACCCCAATGAGTGTGATTTGTGGTTGTAATAGGGTTTTACATTGCTTAAATAAGGAAGGCCTTTCCTGAAAAATACATCATCTGGACAATTTGCAGATACAAAACctttatatattattttgcaTTGATGTCTTTGTAACATCCctgcaacactttttttttttttgtaattggaTTCTAAGTGTTGTAACAGATTGGTAGTATTACCTTCGGTCACTGCAACAATGTTTCCCATAGTTTTCCTCCTTTTGTTTGATGTTGTCTTTACTAAAGCCACAAGTTTGTCCAAACAGCAGACAAAGTACTTCTATTTGGTATGAAGTGCTTGAGTTGCACAGTCTGCTTGGTATTTGACTTTATTTCCATGATGCTTCTATGTTGTAGACTGGAttgtggggtggtggtggtagtggtacATAATGGGGGAAGAATTAACtggaaaaatggggaaaaaattaaaacaaaataactggCATGGGCAAGATTATGTCAATAACAGTTTTTGAATGTTGGTTTTGATTAATTGTTGATGAACTTCCCACTCCTATAAGCTACAGTACAACAGTTTGCAATTGGTATCTTATAGCATAAACTCATGGATTTGCTTTTCATCTTCTTTTAGAGCATTACAACTCCAAACACAAAAATTCTTGAGAAGACTTTCAGGATAGATGTTTTCCTCTTGTATTACCTGAGAGACAACTGCAAAGCATACACATTTTTGGAAAAGCAGCTGTCTGCAATCGGCTGCACAGTGGAGTTAAATTTTGATGAAGAAGAAGCTTTGGTTAGAGAGGAGGTTGACAAGAGGCCAGGAGGAGGTTTTAGTGGGGCTGCAAAGAAATGGGAGCAGCAGGTGGATCAGGTCTTCATCCAGCTCACTGAGAGCTATGTCTGCTATCATGTGCTCGAGCCAAAACAGATCAAAATGGTACTGCAGGACCCCTCCTTTAAGACAGATGATATCAAAGTTTACACAGAGAGTGGCTATGCTGTGGTTGTGGGAGAGGCTGTTGCCATGAAGGAGAAGATTGCAGTTCTTGAAAAGAGTCTACCCACCACAAAGGAATTACCAATTGCAGAGAAGCAGTTTAAACTAGTAGAAGAAGAGTTCAATCGAGAAATGGGTGCTTATCATCCAGAGGTTAAAATCAACAGAGGTAGTGCCATAATCACTTTGGAAGGCCCTGagaaagaggtccagtcaggaGCTGCAAAACTTGATGAATTGATTAAGAACATAAAGGAGAAGAGAGTACAGTTCCCCACGGCTTTGCTAACATTCATCACAACCAGCGCTGCCATCTCCAAATACCAAACTCGCTTCCAGCAGAGCCTCAGAAACCCTGTTTACCTTGAGGTGGGTTCAGATCTGGTTCTGTCCAGTTTGTCCTCTGATGCTCTGAATGAGGCTGAAGCAGCAGTGATGAGAGACTTTAAAGTGGAGACTGTACAGCTGCAGGGTGTTGTAGATTTTGGCAAGGTGAAAGAAATCCTGATGAAAGCCAAGAACGAGGAAAACAGGAGAGAGTTCAGAGTGGATGTCAGCTTCATCCCTGGAGCCAGAGGAACTGCTGGGACCAAAGTACAATTGGTGGGCTACAGTGAAAATGTCATCAAGCTCAATGAGGTTCTTCATGACTTCCAGATGAATCAAGTGGAAACTCAAGAAACCATCAATCTGCCCAATCCTGAAATGGTCACTTGTTTTGATAAAATCTTAGACCTGATCGGCATGAAACAGACCAAGGTGACCTTAAAAGCGTCACGTTTTCCAAatccttgtgtgtttgtgtctggtCCTCGATGTCATGTTCAGGAGGCCAAGGAGGCCCTAACATCAACTCTTACTAGTATGACTGTAGACACTTTGACTCTAGATGGACCAGGGGCTCAGCAATACTTCCAGGCAGATGGTAAAGTGAGCAAAGAGCTGGTAGAGAGCTCCTGTCGCGTCATTATTCAAGAAAAGCAAGCTGTGATGTCCTCAAATGTGTATAATAGACCACGAAGCACCAGCAGGCTCAGCAACACACCTCGTTCTCTGATCTACAGtagcatgtacagcactgttGGAGGCTCTGCGGTCAACAAAACAAACCTGAAGATCAAGCTCAGCAGTTTGGAAAATGAACAGGTTTGATCATTTCTATTCTCTTCCATTTCCCAtaatcccaaaacaaaacagcaacattcaTGTTATTCAATATTATTTCCACAGGTGGATGTTTTGGTGGTCCCCATGCTCAACAAGCAGCTGAATTCTACAAATATTGGCAAGTGTCTGTTGAGTAAAGCTGGCTACACTTTAAAGTCAAAGTTTGATTCAGTCATAGCGAATTGTGCCCTCACCCCTGGTGATGTTCAGCTGGTTGATGCACCTCCATCTCTGGGCTGCTCCAAGATTTCCTTCATTGAGTGCTTGCCTTGGGATGGAGTGAGAGGACAGAGTGTGCAggtaaaattaaatacattcaactggaaacatttctggTGAAGGAAAAGATTTGATTTGTGGTTTATCTACCTTTAGAAAGCCAATGAAGTCTGCTTCATAGATTTGTATAGTTGAAAGGTTGGAATAACTTGACAGTTTCTTGATATCCAAATGTGCAAAAGTAATAGCACAGACAAAAAAGATCAAGCGAAAGCAGTGAAGCACAAACTGCAAATGAAGATTTATACAACCAATCTGCCTTTTTGTTGAGCCTCAAGGTTTAGATTCTGATGTGTGCTCCATTAGTTGCAGTGAGCAATTCAAGAGTTATTTTTGAAAACATAGTTTAAAAATATGTCATTTTTGATTTGCAGGCTCTTGGTAATGGGTTGAAGAAGTGTTTGGAGCTCTGTGTGCAGTGGAGTTTGAGTTCAGTTGCCTTTCCAATTATTGGACCAGGAATTGTTTTAAAATACCCGCTGAGAGAAGCCATTCAAGTGCTGACTGATGTCATTCACCAGTTTGGATTATCTGCATCCACTGGGTCTCTTACAAACATCCACATCATCATTAAACCTGGCTATCCTGATTCTGAAGAGGTCAATGTCACTTGATATACATCCTGCATCTGATCTGTAGCATGCATTGATTATTTATCGTGTTATGTTGGTGTTTTTAATTACAGTGCTACCACGATATCTACAAACAGCTCAGCCTAAATATGAACCAGGGAGGCCAAGGTAAACTAGCACTACTCAGACTGCATTTATTATGTGATATTTACACATAGTGAGGAGTTACAAAGCATTTGGCCAGTGCCATATTTTACTATCTTCATTATTACTCTCAGTCATCAATTTAAATATCAGACAAATATCTAAAGTGTGGTGTTCTTCCTCTTAGCAATCTTCAGGTCTCTCACCAGTGACCTAGATGACATCGTCATGACAGTACAAAGTGGGGTTAAGCTCCATGTGGTGTTTGGTGACATCACTAATGAGACTACAGATGTTGTTGTGAACACAACCAACTTCCAAACTTTTGATGTTGGTAGGTGAACCTGTGGATGCATGCAAACGCAGGAAGTCCTAGTGAGCAGGAAGCTCCTGTGGTTACTGTAAAGCTATTTTTAGCCATGATGGTGGCTCTTTTGGATGGAATAGGCAAACAGCATGTTCATGAATATCTGAACAGAAAGAGCGATTCCTGTGTGAATGCTAATTTTTGAAGATCCAAGCTTTCCAGCAGGTCATTTAGATAAATACTTATGATCATAGATGGTCATGGTCCTACAAGTTAAGTAATTATTCATCAGTTACTTATATTTTCAGTTGATGGCATCATaagttaatattttaaaattaactgTGGCTGTGAAACTTACTACCAACTTGTCTTTTAGATCTAGTATCTAGCATGGTGgtaaatttacattttgtgcAAGTGTACACCAGGCAAATTCAGCAAGAACAGGCGTGGTGGatgacaaaatgcaaaacaggtgATGAAACGCAGTCAGGAATCAGATTATCAAACTGTAATGAAGATaagttattatatattattaatcTGGCAGGAAACAGAGGTGAACCGGTATACTGCCTGTCATTTCAACTGGCCATGAGGAATTTATGATCACCAGCCAATAAAAGTTCTCGTAAAAGTtcacaagtttatttacaaTACTGTATTTGTTGGCTTGAAACAAAGGAGTTTCCAGGTTTAGGTTCCCAGAACAGGTCGGCCCACAGCAACTCCACTCTCTTCCTCACAGTACTCAGTCTCAAGAGTGCGTCAGGGGTTGATGTGCAGAGGGAAGAAACAGGTAACTGCAAACTCCTTCTCACAAAGAGTTGTGCTATGAAGCAAAAGAGCAGACTTTACTAATGTGGTTAGTTCAACAACCAGGCGACGACTGAAGGTCAATCTTCTGTTGTGACCTGCCGGAGCGTTGGC
It contains:
- the LOC115797068 gene encoding protein mono-ADP-ribosyltransferase PARP14-like, producing MDEYPHPLFFEASDFTDKEKEKVRRYFQKRRDSGGGDCGKLEKVGGRVYKICFKEKEDQERVLQRKFHTITLPSGELCLTVSRTSSPQTSDQPSTSRSPSITTPNTKILEKTFRIDVFLLYYLRDNCKAYTFLEKQLSAIGCTVELNFDEEEALVREEVDKRPGGGFSGAAKKWEQQVDQVFIQLTESYVCYHVLEPKQIKMVLQDPSFKTDDIKVYTESGYAVVVGEAVAMKEKIAVLEKSLPTTKELPIAEKQFKLVEEEFNREMGAYHPEVKINRGSAIITLEGPEKEVQSGAAKLDELIKNIKEKRVQFPTALLTFITTSAAISKYQTRFQQSLRNPVYLEVGSDLVLSSLSSDALNEAEAAVMRDFKVETVQLQGVVDFGKVKEILMKAKNEENRREFRVDVSFIPGARGTAGTKVQLVGYSENVIKLNEVLHDFQMNQVETQETINLPNPEMVTCFDKILDLIGMKQTKVTLKASRFPNPCVFVSGPRCHVQEAKEALTSTLTSMTVDTLTLDGPGAQQYFQADGKVSKELVESSCRVIIQEKQAVMSSNVYNRPRSTSRLSNTPRSLIYSSMYSTVGGSAVNKTNLKIKLSSLENEQVDVLVVPMLNKQLNSTNIGKCLLSKAGYTLKSKFDSVIANCALTPGDVQLVDAPPSLGCSKISFIECLPWDGVRGQSVQALGNGLKKCLELCVQWSLSSVAFPIIGPGIVLKYPLREAIQVLTDVIHQFGLSASTGSLTNIHIIIKPGYPDSEECYHDIYKQLSLNMNQGGQAIFRSLTSDLDDIVMTVQSGVKLHVVFGDITNETTDVVVNTTNFQTFDVDGVCKDILTVAGPEVEAELKAAKVNRGEVHVTQSGNFPCKAIFHVSGKRDETLIEQLVCDIIYYCEWYQYSSVAIPAICAGAGRLDPVIVAGAILRGIKACRSSINTLTDIRLILMKINVFLAFKEEAMQMFSPAVINRVLPVLPVQVQQQQPPPSMSTCLSSLHISFTSQQSVFTFLGLCKKEVDDAMEKLKHQYQTQCSSNTFSKEEVEHLTHDDMMDLKELVETEGLFMKTDQSGSLTVSGLKDGVTRVIQKMSQCQFGTLKREVRVREEDDLYNRVVWCILAHNGNWERLPKTANHKLEIKELTEGITDAQGITWEVNLQMMAATRPLSRQTTKLKRLENLPDFTFPLYWDNMAAAETMKVVTMEPSSAEYRTVKEAFKRTASKTVMKIERLQNIHLRRAYEAQKKHISDKNAQEGGAGEKFLYHGTTQENCNSIMNTGFNRRFAGQNATSYGIGTYFAVKASYSANPTYSRPAADGSQLMFVARVVTGIYTQGQSDMKVPPPRNSLQPHDRYDSVVNRMDNPKMYIVFHDSQAYPDYLITFQ